Sequence from the Diorhabda carinulata isolate Delta chromosome 5, icDioCari1.1, whole genome shotgun sequence genome:
GATTTCAGAGTTTCTGTTAGATCCGAGTTTACTTCAGAAACCTCCctacaagtaaaaaaataaagtaatacaAAGTTTTTGTGCTTTTTATTGGAAtccttttaattaaataaaattctgaaatGTTTAATGCAATATCTTTGCATAACAATTGACTACTCCAATTTAATCTGTATCACATGAAACAGAGATATACATATGTTATATACCTGTAAagagaatatttattggtttattttgagattgattttgatttttttattgtctacATTACATTGCTTTAttctttttcacatttttctaatttccatACTTCTTTTAAATGTTGGCAACATTGTTAGAATTTTATCTCTTATCAGTTGGTACAgatgcaaaaaaaatcaattttatttaatgaggTTGTAGAAAAAGCAGAACTTTCAATACAGAAAAACatttgtttctaaaactaaaaatgtttccaatatatttatagacatggttcataatttaatatatcaatTAGTATTATTAAATTGATCAACATATTcctatattcaaataaaatcgtTAATTGACGAAGATACTTGAATACATTAAATCAAATACTGCACGTCTTGTATCCTATTTTACTACATTACATCACAAAGATATACTTTGGGCCGATTAACTATGAGAAATATTTAAGATAGTTACGAGACGTTATTATAAAaagacaattatttttgtatagcTACTATTCTCGTTGGATTAACATAATCGCATGTTCAATTTTTCTCTTCGAAAGTTTACATCATTTTGTGTTTTATGAGATGAAAAAATAGATCTACATCAGTAATACAATAATATTGCTTTGTTGATAAAACTATTGAATGTATCAATAACTTACATTTTCAGAACAAATGAAAAGTAGATTCAACTAAACAAGAAAGtaatactatttaaaaaaaataaatcgaatgaTTCATACTAGTTACTAGTCACTTTATCACTTAATATGCATACTAGACATTTATACACCCATAATTTGTTTTCATAGATACATTGATCGTAGTGATCATATCTACAACTAAAAAGTGGGGTTatattattgacaaaaatagTCGATTATTTATAATCGATATAAAactatgtataaaaattgtCTCATATTTTTGAGAACCACCAATATATGTATAAGTAACACAGgtctaatataaataataaagtttgataCGATACAGGATAATCTTGGTTTTTTTGATAACATATAAAACAGCTTTTTTACTAAAAGTACTTAGAGATCCTTAGTGTATTTTTGGTTGCCTAATTTTGGGAACGTCGAAAGTAGTTGAAATTATGTAAAGCCATTACGAAATGATTAGCAAAGTAGATGATCTACCTCGATGTAGAAATTAGAAAACTAATAGTCTGCACGAGGAAACAATCGCTTCGAATGAGTCAAAAGACCAACACGTAGCAATGAGGATGGCGGAGAGAACTGTAAAgagaataatattaattttaaaatggttGACTGACACCACTTTGCAATAAAGCcaacataattaaaattttacaaggATTCTAGTCTATCCAAAGTAGAGCTTTTGCAATAAACATAGCCGATACCGTTTTATCTTTTCCAACCAGGccaattaattaaattgtattttaagagCCCTGTTCATTGTGAATTACTTAATATCccattaaatattcaatttgctTTCACAAACAAGTAATTGAAGCAAACAACAAACGAATTACATCCTCATGTCGAGTTAATTAAAATTAGTCAAAAttgtttaatcaaattatttagattTCAGTAGTAGTCTAATGTAGGTATACTCTGAAGTGACTGTTCATTAacatatttgagttttttttttaaatattgaaatactaACTTTGGTAAGAATACGACACCGAATCGATTAaagttttcttgaaaaattctctttgtttaatagttaataaaaatagttttgaaaacttAATACTTTGAAATAGAAATCGTTTCATGTTTTCATAATATCTGTTGTTACGGGAATCGATGATCCAAATATtcaaaagacagtttctaaattGTATTTTGACGAATCTATATATAAAAACCATTATATTCTAATAGTTCTCTTCTGAATAATTCCTATTTCTCAATAATGTCTGTTTCGTATTTGCTGTTTATTTTAGACAAAGACAAGCTTTGcttcaaatattttacttttattttcgaaataacttcgTTTAATGGATTTGGACGATATATTACCAACCGTAGGAGAATTCGGTAAATACCAACAGTTGATTATATGGTTTATATTACTGCCAGCGGTTTTTCCATGTGGATTCCACGCTTATAATCAACTATTTATGGCAACTGTACCGAAGCATTGGtgtaatatatcaaatttaacgAACTTCACCGAACATTCAGGTTTGGAAAATATAAGGTGAGTTCCctgtgttattttattttttccgaAATACTATAAATTGTAATGAGAATCAATGCTCGACTGATATTTCGTTGCATAATCTACATTACTGTTACGAATGtttaattatcatttaaaaatgcCCGCCAAAGCCGCTGaataataaagtttgaaatttctatttcttGCTGGGTCGACCGACGAAGCTATTCATACATGTTCCATAACTTCCGgtacattattttcttcatgtaTCTAAAGAACATCTTTTCTTTGATTAATGTcaacttcaatttatttcagTGTTTCTAATAATACTATAGAAAACCAGTGCTTTCTGAGAAATATAAGTCAGAAGATTCCTTGCGATGAAGGGTGGATGTATAAAGACGTAAAAACGAATTCTGTCGTATCAGAGGTAAGATATTTGGAGAAAATATTCGTTGGTAATCTCATTGGTCCGCCTTTATGCCAAGGGCCCCATTAAGgtctaaattattaaaaaaaaatcatttatgaaataattttcttcaagaatGAGTGTACCTATTGCTGActtaaatttcaagaaaatcgcTGAATCCCTTTCCGAGATTcagattatatttattttttttttattacagtgGAATTTGATTTGCGATAAAGATTTTTTGGTAACCCTAGCTTTGGTTGTTTTTGGTATTAGCGGTCTTGTAGGTAACTACATATTCGGATACATTCAGGACGGTTGGGGTAGAAAACCtgcttattatttatatttattaattggaTGTGTTTTTGGTATTGCAACAGCTTTCGCAACAAACTACGCAATGTGGGTGATTTTCAGAATAGGAGTAGGATTCACTGTACCGGCTATTTTAGGCACTCCTTATGTTTTAGGTAAgcacctaaaataaaaaatttacaaaacgaTTCTTTTCCCAATAAACTCTATTCAGGATTTTTTATCAAGATACCTATATTAATGTCTTCTATCATTATAGACGTCTACACATGATTGTATCgagttttttgtgtttagctATCGAATTGGTTGGACCAAGCGAAAGGACTCTGGTCACTATACTAATTAATATAGCATATTCTTTATCTCTGATATCATTAGCTATAATTGTATGGGCAGTTAGAGAATGGAGAATGATGGCATTAGTGACTACGGTACCGTTTTTGGCGTTGTTCCTTACCTGGCCGCTTTTACCCGAAAGTCCAAGATGGTTACTTGCTCAAGGAAATTTCGATAAAGCCCAAACTATATTACAAACTATGGCAAGGTATGACTTACTTTTTGAAAAGGAGTTTACTATGAATACGAAATTTATTACTTCTAGAGTGAACGGAAGacaatttccaaaaaagttAATAACGGATTACaagattgaaaaattacaagatAAAGTGAACTGTAAAAAGATCTGTAAGACGAATTATGGAATACacgatttatttaaaacaaagaatttaaaatggaaaacgATAATTATAACGTTTCTTTGGTTTACAAATACCAGCGTGTATGTCGGTCTTTCTTATTATGCTCCTACATTAGGTAAGCGCAAACTTTCTTTATATTTTGTgctaattgaaatattaaagaaaaacatattCTATTATTAATCTAGTTATCGTATTCTTATATTTAACTACTAATTTAATGCTTTCAGGAGGAGACgagtatttgaatttttttcttgccGGTGCCGTAGAATTGCCcacttatttatttctttggCCGGCGATGGAAAGACTTGGTAGAAGGTGGACGCTATGTATCAGCATGATTATCGGCGGTACATCTTGTTTAGCAACATTTTTGGTACAAAACGGTAAGAGTTGATCGATTCAAATGAGGCATCTTACTTctgttgttttttatataataaataatgaccAACGAGCATTAATTCCCTTTATCAGGAAACacaatatagaaattatatatgTCGTAGATTACGTTACAACGCTAGTGTTATATTGTGTTGGTAAAATGGGAATATCATCGTCTTTTGTCGTTTTACCATTGATGGCATCTGAATTGTATCCTACTGTCGTTCGAGGATTAGGAATGAGTTTAAGTTCTGGCATAGGTATGCTTGGCCCAATATTCATCCCTTTAGTCAATTATCTGGTAAGAAATTGAATATCTAACCAAGTTGAGGAAAAGTCgtctcaaaataaattaatttttagggTTCAGATATATTGATCTTACCTCTGATAATTATGGGTACCATGTTGATAATGGGCGGCACTTCATCGTTGCTTTTACCAGAAACATTAAATCAACATCTCCCGCAAAACCTTCAAGATGCTGAATTGACTCCGTTAGATTGTTTTGCTTTTTGCAATATTCCgcagaaaaatgtaaaaaataaatcggTTTTCGATAGTAGATTGTAATAAATGTATGAGTTTACAATAAACTAACGGTTAAtgtatttgtaaattttcaattcaataatcgAAAAACATCATGGATGGAGTTGACTATGCAAAATGTGAGGAGCGGCAACTATGCTCAAATTCTTTTACCCGAGACcctaaataatagaaaatcacATGTTGCCGGCAACTGTGCTGGTCCATTTCCCTTTTCTCCGTTGCTGAGTCATAGCGTTTGGAGTAGTCAGTAGAAAAGAATTTGTAGTCGATAACAGTTTGTTTTTGCGTATTTgtgtaataatatttaagttttttcGCAGTCGACTGTTTTATTAGtgttatttatttaagtaaaaGCGCGGACAATGTCACTACAATAGTGATAAATGTGAAGAAGCGAAAGATAAATGAATTGTCGTGtttgttttgtgataaaacGGGTGATTTAGTGAAGAATCCAAAACCACAAAcgtttattagtattaaaaaagCGGCGGATCGCAGAAAAGATGATATTAGTAAGAAAATAGAAAGTGATACAGACTTTACTGCACACAATTAGCTTGTATTAGTGAAGAGGAAATAAGGCGTCGAGAATTAGCATTACTAAAGCAGGAGAATGCCTCTACTTCCACCTTCTCTACAGAAGCAAATGTTTCAGATAGCCAACGTGTTCGTCGGTCATCAAGAAGTGAATTAAAACTTGATACGAAACAGAAATGTTTAATCAGTGGTAAACAAACAAGAAATAAGAACAAAACTCTTTTTTTATGTTCTGAAATTTCAGCAGCggaacaaattttatattctgtccgaaaaaaaatgatgttttcacaaaaattggcACTTGCAAACAACCAACTGATTTATTTGCAATGGAAGTGAGGTATCATAAACATTGTTATCATGATTATCTGCGACTACTAAGAAATTCTGACAATCCAGCAGACAGACCTTCAATTAAAATACCATATGACCTACTTATAGAGGCGTTTGAAAAGCTGATTGATGAACTGAAACATCTCAACTCACTGAAATAGAAGATGCAATTGTAGAAAATCGCGTTATGAAATCACTGCTCATTAATAAGTATCCGAGCGACAGATCAAAATCATCATTGGTGTTTATAGGCAATATACCACTGGATGAAGTCATTGAATATATATGCGTACAGTAAATTTAACAAACTACACTGTTCAAGCAGCTAAACAACTCCGAAAAGATATATGAAATACTAAAGTAATACCAGATGGATATTTAtgtgatgaaattttaattgaacaCTTTTTACAAAAAGGTCAATTACCGAATACTTGGCAAATGTTTATGCAAGCATTGTTCAGTGCaaggaataataaattaagtgagAATTATAATCGAAGAGCGTTATCAGTGTTTTATGATGTGTATTACACGAT
This genomic interval carries:
- the LOC130893704 gene encoding beta-alanine transporter isoform X3, coding for MDLDDILPTVGEFGKYQQLIIWFILLPAVFPCGFHAYNQLFMATVPKHWCNISNLTNFTEHSGLENISVSNNTIENQCFLRNISQKIPCDEGWMYKDVKTNSVVSEWNLICDKDFLVTLALVVFGISGLVGNYIFGYIQDGWGRKPAYYLYLLIGCVFGIATAFATNYAMWVIFRIGVGFTVPAILGTPYVLAIELVGPSERTLVTILINIAYSLSLISLAIIVWAVREWRMMALVTTVPFLALFLTWPLLPESPRWLLAQGNFDKAQTILQTMARVNGRQFPKKLITDYKIEKLQDKVNCKKICKTNYGIHDLFKTKNLKWKTIIITFLWFTNTSVYVGLSYYAPTLGGDEYLNFFLAGAVELPTYLFLWPAMERLGRRWTLCISMIIGGTSCLATFLVQNDYVTTLVLYCVGKMGISSSFVVLPLMASELYPTVVRGLGMSLSSGIGFRYIDLTSDNYGYHVDNGRHFIVAFTRNIKSTSPAKPSRC
- the LOC130893704 gene encoding beta-alanine transporter isoform X1, with protein sequence MDLDDILPTVGEFGKYQQLIIWFILLPAVFPCGFHAYNQLFMATVPKHWCNISNLTNFTEHSGLENISVSNNTIENQCFLRNISQKIPCDEGWMYKDVKTNSVVSEWNLICDKDFLVTLALVVFGISGLVGNYIFGYIQDGWGRKPAYYLYLLIGCVFGIATAFATNYAMWVIFRIGVGFTVPAILGTPYVLAIELVGPSERTLVTILINIAYSLSLISLAIIVWAVREWRMMALVTTVPFLALFLTWPLLPESPRWLLAQGNFDKAQTILQTMARVNGRQFPKKLITDYKIEKLQDKVNCKKICKTNYGIHDLFKTKNLKWKTIIITFLWFTNTSVYVGLSYYAPTLGGDEYLNFFLAGAVELPTYLFLWPAMERLGRRWTLCISMIIGGTSCLATFLVQNDYVTTLVLYCVGKMGISSSFVVLPLMASELYPTVVRGLGMSLSSGIGMLGPIFIPLVNYLGSDILILPLIIMGTMLIMGGTSSLLLPETLNQHLPQNLQDAELTPLDCFAFCNIPQKNVKNKSVFDSRL
- the LOC130893704 gene encoding beta-alanine transporter isoform X2; the encoded protein is MATVPKHWCNISNLTNFTEHSGLENISVSNNTIENQCFLRNISQKIPCDEGWMYKDVKTNSVVSEWNLICDKDFLVTLALVVFGISGLVGNYIFGYIQDGWGRKPAYYLYLLIGCVFGIATAFATNYAMWVIFRIGVGFTVPAILGTPYVLAIELVGPSERTLVTILINIAYSLSLISLAIIVWAVREWRMMALVTTVPFLALFLTWPLLPESPRWLLAQGNFDKAQTILQTMARVNGRQFPKKLITDYKIEKLQDKVNCKKICKTNYGIHDLFKTKNLKWKTIIITFLWFTNTSVYVGLSYYAPTLGGDEYLNFFLAGAVELPTYLFLWPAMERLGRRWTLCISMIIGGTSCLATFLVQNDYVTTLVLYCVGKMGISSSFVVLPLMASELYPTVVRGLGMSLSSGIGMLGPIFIPLVNYLGSDILILPLIIMGTMLIMGGTSSLLLPETLNQHLPQNLQDAELTPLDCFAFCNIPQKNVKNKSVFDSRL